The Euphorbia lathyris chromosome 3, ddEupLath1.1, whole genome shotgun sequence genome contains a region encoding:
- the LOC136221553 gene encoding small ribosomal subunit protein uS8z/uS8w: MVRISVLNDALKCMYNAEKRGKRQAMIRPSSKVVIKFLIVMQKHGYIGEFEFVDDHRSGKIVVELNGRLNKCGVISPRFDIGVKEIEGWTARLLPSRQFGYIVLTTSAGIMDHEEARRKNVGGKVLGFFY, translated from the exons ATGGTGAGAATTAGCGTTTTGAACGATGCTCTGAAGTGCATGTACAATGCTGAAAAACGAGGGAAACGCCAAGCCATGATCAGGCCATCCTCGAAAGTGGTCATAAAATTTCTGATTGTCATGCAAAAGCATG GGTATATCGGCGAGTTCGAGTTCGTTGATGACCACAGATCAGGGAAAATTGTGGTGGAACTGAACGGAAGGTTGAACAAATGCGGGGTTATCAGCCCCCGTTTTGACATCGGTGTCAAAGAAATTGAAGGATGGACTGCCAGGTTACTTCCATCCAGACAG TTCGGTTACATCGTGTTGACTACATCTGCTGGGATCATGGACCACGAAGAGGCTAGAAGAAAAAATGTCGGGGGCAAAGTTCTTGGTTTCTTTTACTAG